One stretch of Pedobacter riviphilus DNA includes these proteins:
- a CDS encoding DUF1080 domain-containing protein, whose protein sequence is MNKKILLVLLTMVMLSNALLTVTALAQDKKDERTTATRIADLLAQLPARDAAQLERNMKEVADLGEDGYVTLISGLTAAEKGNNALIEYAVGGFTAYATKTGQQNLKNMAIGAYCKSLAKLSDKQNKAFIISQFDLVGNDAAVPCLTDYLTDEQLADEASRALAKIGTASATNALVSGLSKTNGKAKIAIVEALGHTNAKAAAIAIAPLTTGTDKALTKASLYALANIGDASAKEILVKAAEQAGYKYDQTNAVAALLVYAQKNIATDKAGVETIAKTILEKATADDQVNERTAALKLLSATQTDQQALLAAMTDKHFEFRAAAVKFAADGINESNSAAWVSQLKKVDAPTQVSILDMLGNSKTKSALPAVLKLIKSDDKQVKLAAINAAVKLGQEEVIDDLLKLMGKGDTADIAGISNGILRMKGESVATKVGAYLPKAKPEVQVALINILAARAATSQTEVIYAALNSKKPEVRKAAFLSLQHVAVAENKAQLFDLLNKTTDAGELTAIQDAIIASVKGSADKEAQTNAILQQMSSTPADKKLLFYKVLGSLGGQQSLKSVSEAYVTGDDATKKAAIEALSSWSDAGSTDVLISIARTTTNPDFLNQAIVGYLTLVRNTKYPAEQRLLLLRNAMAVAKTPVQQQQILKDTEQAKCFNAIVFAGQYLDNATLQQAAANAVMNITMAGTYNGDIVKGLLNKTITVITGGDAGYQKEGMRKYISEMKAGEGFVQVFNGKDLSGWKGLVADPIKRSKMDEKILAEAQTKADAEAKESWKVINGELQFQGHGNNLATVKKYGDFEMLVDWKIIDDKKGEGDAGIYLRGTPQVQIWDLARTKVGAQVGSGGLYNNQTNESKPLKVADNKLDEWNTFRILMKGDRVTVYLNGQLVTDNVILENYWDRSLPIFAEEQIELQAHGSPVAYRDIYIKEIPRPKPFELSAEEKKEGYKVLFDGTNMHSWTGNTTDYVIEDGNIAIRPKPGKGSGGNLFTKEEFSDFIYRFEFQLTPGANNGLGIKAPLEGDAAYVGMELQILDNDAPIYKDLKAYQYHGSVYGTIAAKRGFLKPTGEWNYEEVIAKGSKIKVILNGTVILDGDIEPFKKNGTPDHKEHPGLLRESGHIGFLGHGSPVQFRSIRIKDLSKKEPAQKETDTKAAGKKK, encoded by the coding sequence ATGAACAAAAAAATATTATTGGTGCTGTTAACCATGGTAATGCTTTCCAATGCATTACTTACGGTAACAGCCCTGGCTCAAGATAAAAAAGACGAGCGAACCACCGCCACCCGTATTGCCGATTTATTGGCGCAATTGCCAGCCAGAGATGCAGCGCAGTTAGAACGCAACATGAAAGAAGTTGCCGATTTAGGAGAAGATGGATATGTAACCCTAATTAGTGGTTTAACTGCTGCTGAAAAAGGAAACAACGCCCTTATTGAGTATGCAGTAGGTGGCTTTACTGCTTATGCGACCAAAACTGGTCAACAGAACTTAAAGAATATGGCTATTGGTGCTTATTGTAAATCCCTGGCCAAACTATCGGATAAACAGAACAAAGCATTTATCATCAGTCAGTTCGATTTGGTAGGAAATGATGCTGCGGTACCTTGTTTAACAGATTACCTTACTGATGAGCAATTGGCTGACGAGGCATCAAGGGCACTGGCCAAAATTGGTACTGCTTCTGCTACAAATGCATTGGTTAGTGGTTTGAGTAAGACAAATGGCAAAGCAAAAATTGCTATTGTAGAAGCATTGGGGCATACTAATGCCAAAGCTGCAGCAATTGCTATTGCGCCCTTAACTACTGGAACAGACAAAGCATTAACCAAAGCTAGTTTGTATGCCTTAGCCAATATTGGCGATGCATCTGCAAAAGAAATTCTGGTAAAAGCTGCTGAACAAGCCGGTTATAAATACGACCAAACCAATGCGGTTGCAGCTTTATTGGTTTACGCACAGAAAAACATAGCAACAGATAAAGCTGGAGTAGAAACAATAGCGAAAACAATATTAGAAAAAGCAACCGCTGATGACCAGGTAAACGAGCGTACTGCAGCTTTAAAATTGCTTTCGGCAACACAGACCGATCAACAGGCCTTGTTAGCAGCAATGACCGATAAGCATTTCGAATTTCGTGCGGCCGCGGTTAAATTCGCTGCTGATGGCATAAATGAAAGCAACAGTGCAGCCTGGGTAAGCCAGTTAAAAAAGGTTGATGCCCCAACTCAGGTTTCTATTTTAGACATGCTGGGCAATAGCAAAACAAAATCTGCATTGCCAGCCGTACTCAAACTGATTAAAAGCGACGATAAGCAGGTAAAACTGGCTGCAATTAATGCCGCTGTAAAACTTGGACAGGAAGAGGTTATAGACGACCTGTTGAAGTTAATGGGCAAAGGAGATACAGCAGATATTGCGGGTATTTCTAATGGTATTTTAAGAATGAAGGGCGAAAGTGTAGCCACTAAAGTTGGCGCTTATCTTCCAAAAGCTAAACCAGAAGTACAGGTTGCCTTGATTAATATTTTAGCTGCCCGTGCAGCAACCAGCCAAACAGAAGTTATTTATGCCGCGTTAAACAGTAAAAAACCTGAAGTACGAAAAGCAGCGTTCCTTTCCTTACAACATGTTGCCGTAGCAGAAAATAAAGCACAATTATTCGACCTTTTAAATAAAACCACCGATGCCGGCGAACTTACTGCTATACAAGACGCCATTATTGCTTCAGTAAAGGGATCAGCTGATAAAGAAGCACAAACCAATGCTATTCTTCAGCAAATGAGCAGTACCCCGGCTGATAAGAAATTGCTGTTTTATAAGGTGCTGGGCAGTTTAGGTGGCCAGCAATCGTTAAAATCTGTGTCAGAAGCTTATGTTACAGGCGATGACGCCACTAAAAAAGCTGCAATTGAAGCACTTTCCTCATGGTCGGACGCAGGCTCAACAGATGTATTGATCAGTATTGCACGTACCACCACCAATCCAGATTTTTTGAATCAGGCGATTGTGGGTTATTTAACTTTAGTCAGAAATACAAAGTATCCGGCCGAGCAACGTTTACTATTGTTGCGCAATGCGATGGCAGTGGCTAAAACACCGGTTCAACAACAGCAGATCCTTAAAGATACCGAACAGGCCAAATGTTTTAATGCGATTGTATTTGCAGGTCAGTATTTAGATAATGCTACTTTACAACAGGCTGCGGCAAACGCGGTGATGAATATTACCATGGCCGGAACTTACAATGGCGATATTGTAAAAGGCTTGTTGAACAAAACCATTACCGTAATTACCGGAGGCGATGCAGGTTACCAGAAAGAGGGGATGCGTAAATATATTTCTGAAATGAAAGCTGGCGAAGGCTTTGTTCAGGTTTTTAACGGCAAAGATTTATCTGGCTGGAAAGGGCTTGTAGCCGATCCGATCAAAAGATCGAAAATGGATGAAAAAATCTTAGCCGAAGCGCAAACCAAAGCTGATGCCGAAGCAAAGGAAAGCTGGAAAGTGATTAATGGCGAACTACAGTTTCAAGGTCATGGCAATAACCTGGCTACCGTTAAAAAATATGGCGATTTTGAAATGTTGGTAGACTGGAAAATCATCGACGATAAAAAAGGAGAAGGCGATGCCGGTATTTACCTGCGCGGTACACCACAGGTTCAGATCTGGGATCTTGCCCGTACAAAAGTTGGTGCTCAGGTAGGTTCTGGTGGTTTGTACAACAATCAAACGAACGAAAGTAAACCGCTTAAAGTAGCCGATAACAAGTTAGATGAGTGGAATACATTCAGGATCTTAATGAAAGGCGATCGTGTTACCGTTTATTTGAACGGACAATTGGTTACTGATAATGTAATCTTAGAAAATTATTGGGACAGAAGTTTGCCGATCTTCGCAGAAGAGCAGATCGAATTGCAGGCACATGGATCGCCGGTAGCTTACCGTGATATCTACATCAAAGAAATTCCTCGCCCAAAACCTTTTGAGCTAAGTGCGGAAGAAAAAAAAGAAGGTTATAAAGTATTGTTCGATGGAACCAATATGCACAGCTGGACAGGTAATACCACTGATTACGTTATCGAAGACGGGAACATCGCCATCCGGCCAAAACCAGGCAAAGGATCAGGCGGTAACTTGTTTACCAAAGAAGAATTTAGTGATTTTATTTATCGTTTCGAATTTCAGTTAACCCCGGGAGCAAACAATGGTTTAGGAATCAAAGCTCCTTTAGAGGGCGATGCTGCTTATGTTGGTATGGAACTGCAGATATTGGACAACGATGCACCGATTTATAAAGACCTGAAAGCGTACCAGTACCATGGTTCGGTTTATGGCACTATCGCTGCCAAAAGAGGGTTTTTAAAGCCTACGGGAGAGTGGAACTACGAAGAAGTAATTGCCAAAGGATCGAAGATTAAAGTGATCTTAAACGGCACCGTAATTTTAGATGGCGATATCGAACCATTTAAGAAAAATGGAACGCCAGACCATAAGGAACACCCGGGTTTACTACGTGAAAGTGGACATATAGGCTTCTTAGGCCATGGTTCTCCTGTTCAGTTCCGCAGCATCAGGATTAAAGATCTGAGCAAGAAAGAGCCAGCTCAAAAGGAAACGGATACAAAAGCTGCAGGTAAAAAGAAATAA
- a CDS encoding Gfo/Idh/MocA family protein, which yields MMIEDKANSKTENSRRNFIKTTALAAAGFMIVPRHVLGGPGFLAPSDRLQVAGIGAGGKGESDIASIVKGGKTDVAFLCDVDDRRAATSLKNFPKAKYYKDYRELLDKEGKNIDAVTVSTPDHTHAQIAMAAMQLGKHVYVQKPLTHDIYEARMLTEAANRHKVVTQMGNQGASGDGVRRLQEWYDAGRIGKVHTVYCWTNRPVWPQGISWPTGKAEIPKELDWDLWLGSAPYKEYVNKLVPFNWRGWWDYGTGAIGDMGCHLVEPPFRVLGLDTPISVECSVGSVYVDEFKRAYLPESCPPSSHVILTFAKTAKTKHEVQVHWMDGGIKPERPEELGANESFGDNGVLFIGTKGKMICETYGKNPKLLPLSRNESDRTKITIPRIVNQEEGHYTQFAEAAIAGYGKIELSSPFEIAGPLTETLLIANLAIRGTDVQRRDAAGKISYPGRDIKMLWDKVNMKVTNFDEVNQFVKREYRKGWTLGV from the coding sequence ATGATGATAGAAGATAAGGCAAATTCGAAAACCGAAAATTCGAGAAGAAACTTTATTAAAACCACAGCACTTGCTGCTGCCGGATTTATGATCGTACCCCGCCATGTATTGGGTGGGCCAGGTTTTCTAGCACCAAGCGATCGTTTACAAGTGGCCGGAATAGGTGCAGGTGGAAAAGGAGAAAGCGATATTGCCAGTATTGTTAAGGGAGGTAAAACTGATGTTGCGTTTTTATGCGATGTAGATGATAGAAGGGCTGCAACTTCTTTAAAAAACTTTCCAAAGGCAAAATATTACAAAGACTACCGTGAATTATTAGATAAAGAAGGCAAAAATATTGATGCCGTAACGGTATCTACACCCGATCATACCCACGCACAAATTGCCATGGCAGCCATGCAGTTGGGCAAACATGTGTATGTGCAAAAACCTTTAACGCACGATATTTATGAAGCCAGGATGTTAACCGAAGCTGCGAATCGCCATAAAGTGGTGACGCAGATGGGTAATCAGGGTGCTTCAGGCGATGGGGTAAGAAGACTTCAGGAATGGTATGATGCAGGCAGGATAGGTAAAGTACATACCGTTTACTGCTGGACCAACCGACCGGTATGGCCACAGGGAATTTCGTGGCCAACCGGAAAAGCCGAAATACCAAAAGAACTCGATTGGGATTTGTGGTTAGGTAGCGCTCCATACAAAGAATATGTAAATAAACTGGTTCCCTTTAATTGGAGAGGGTGGTGGGATTACGGCACCGGTGCCATTGGCGATATGGGCTGTCACTTAGTTGAACCTCCTTTTAGGGTGTTAGGCCTGGATACCCCAATCAGCGTAGAATGTAGCGTAGGAAGTGTATATGTTGATGAATTTAAGCGTGCCTATTTACCAGAAAGCTGTCCGCCATCAAGCCATGTAATTTTAACCTTTGCCAAAACAGCAAAAACCAAACATGAGGTTCAGGTGCATTGGATGGACGGAGGCATTAAGCCAGAACGTCCGGAAGAGTTGGGAGCTAATGAAAGTTTCGGCGATAATGGTGTGCTTTTTATCGGCACAAAAGGCAAAATGATCTGTGAAACCTATGGCAAAAATCCAAAGTTATTGCCACTGTCGCGCAATGAATCAGATAGAACGAAAATCACTATTCCGCGTATAGTTAATCAGGAAGAAGGCCATTATACTCAATTTGCAGAAGCCGCTATTGCCGGTTATGGAAAAATAGAACTGAGTTCGCCATTTGAAATTGCCGGGCCACTTACCGAAACTTTATTGATTGCCAATCTGGCTATTAGAGGTACAGATGTGCAGCGCAGAGATGCTGCAGGTAAAATCAGTTACCCAGGCAGAGATATCAAAATGCTTTGGGATAAAGTGAATATGAAGGTGACTAATTTTGACGAAGTAAATCAATTTGTGAAACGCGAATACCGCAAAGGCTGGACATTGGGCGTTTAA
- a CDS encoding Gfo/Idh/MocA family protein, with protein MLTENKNLKVLVVGCGNMGASHATAYHILPGFEICGLVSTGKSKEKLNEKLGGQYDLYTDFYEALEITKPDAVCISTYPDTHEAYAIKSFENGCHVFIEKPLADSVEGAIKVAEAAKKANKKLLVGYILRYHPSWEKFTALAQEMGKPLVMRMNLNQQSHGPKWTVHRNLMKSLSPIVDCAVHYIDIMCQMTRSKPIQVSAIGARLTDDIPEWNYNYGQLQIRFEDGSVGWYEAGWGPMVSDNAFFIKDVFGPKGSVSIMAKKAGAAGNSDNIDAHTKTESIKIHYADLDAHDEFSKADKWVDLTDEPDHQELCNREQRYFLKAITEDIDLTDATEDAVNSLRIAFACDESVKTGEIIRLT; from the coding sequence ATGTTGACAGAAAATAAGAATTTAAAGGTATTAGTAGTAGGCTGTGGCAATATGGGCGCTTCCCATGCCACAGCTTATCACATTTTACCAGGTTTTGAAATATGCGGATTGGTTTCTACCGGTAAAAGCAAAGAAAAGCTTAACGAAAAATTAGGTGGGCAATATGACTTATATACTGATTTTTACGAGGCACTCGAAATAACCAAACCAGATGCCGTTTGCATTTCTACTTATCCCGATACACACGAAGCTTATGCCATAAAATCTTTCGAAAATGGTTGTCATGTGTTTATCGAAAAGCCATTGGCCGATAGTGTAGAAGGTGCAATAAAGGTGGCAGAAGCAGCTAAAAAAGCGAATAAAAAGTTATTGGTGGGTTATATCCTACGCTATCATCCCTCATGGGAGAAATTTACAGCACTTGCCCAGGAAATGGGAAAGCCATTAGTAATGCGCATGAACCTGAATCAACAGAGTCATGGCCCAAAATGGACGGTGCACCGCAACCTGATGAAAAGTTTAAGTCCCATTGTAGATTGTGCTGTGCATTATATTGATATCATGTGTCAAATGACCCGTTCAAAACCTATACAAGTAAGTGCTATTGGTGCCAGGCTTACTGATGATATCCCTGAATGGAATTACAACTACGGACAGCTGCAGATCCGTTTCGAAGATGGATCCGTAGGTTGGTACGAAGCGGGTTGGGGTCCGATGGTAAGCGATAATGCTTTTTTTATTAAAGATGTTTTTGGTCCGAAAGGATCAGTATCTATCATGGCAAAAAAAGCTGGCGCAGCCGGAAACTCTGATAACATTGATGCGCACACCAAAACCGAATCGATTAAAATACATTATGCCGATTTAGATGCTCATGATGAGTTCAGCAAAGCCGATAAATGGGTAGACCTTACCGATGAGCCCGATCATCAGGAACTGTGCAACCGCGAGCAACGTTATTTCTTAAAAGCCATTACAGAAGATATTGATTTAACCGATGCCACTGAAGATGCTGTAAACAGCTTGAGGATTGCTTTTGCCTGCGATGAATCGGTAAAAACCGGTGAAATTATCCGGTTAACGTAG
- a CDS encoding Gfo/Idh/MocA family oxidoreductase produces the protein MKTKEEPQNEQNTRRDFIKKSAIGLAAFTIVPRYVLGGQGYLAPSDKLTKAVIGVGGMGRGHFGYEGTQVVAICDVDQNHLKQAAAMLDKGVKTFSDYRELIQLPEVDIVHIATPPHWHGIMAVDAANAGKDIWCEKPMTHTIGEGKRVVEAVKQHGRMFRLNTWFRFKDTFYGMGTTVKPIKKLVDSGMLGWPLKVTVSKHTGYDWKFYWVGKDHLEPQPIPPELDYNAWLGPAPYKPYNSHRVHQTFRGYWDYDGGGLSDMGQHYIDPIQYFLGKDDTNPISVEVDAPQQHTDAVGIWRRITYTYADGCQIILDGEGKDANVPYIEGPKGKLYPGFKSDIPDLERKLAQFPDPDPEIVEFSESVRTRKKFALNEENGHRSCNIVNIGLAALRLGRSLKFDPVKQEFVDDEAANRLINPVMRAPFSI, from the coding sequence ATGAAAACTAAAGAAGAACCACAAAATGAACAAAACACCAGACGCGATTTTATCAAAAAATCAGCAATTGGCCTGGCAGCATTTACCATTGTCCCAAGGTATGTATTGGGCGGACAAGGGTATCTTGCCCCGAGCGATAAATTAACTAAGGCTGTAATAGGCGTTGGGGGAATGGGTAGAGGCCATTTTGGCTACGAGGGCACCCAGGTGGTAGCCATATGTGACGTTGATCAGAACCACCTTAAACAAGCTGCGGCAATGTTGGATAAAGGTGTAAAAACATTTAGTGATTATAGAGAACTGATACAATTACCTGAAGTAGATATCGTGCACATTGCTACCCCACCACACTGGCATGGTATAATGGCTGTAGATGCTGCAAATGCAGGAAAAGATATTTGGTGCGAAAAACCAATGACCCATACCATAGGAGAAGGAAAAAGAGTAGTAGAGGCAGTAAAGCAGCATGGTAGAATGTTTAGGTTAAATACCTGGTTTAGGTTTAAAGATACTTTTTATGGAATGGGCACAACTGTAAAACCGATTAAAAAATTGGTAGATAGCGGTATGTTAGGCTGGCCTTTAAAAGTAACCGTAAGTAAACATACTGGCTACGATTGGAAATTTTACTGGGTGGGCAAAGATCATTTAGAGCCCCAGCCTATACCACCAGAATTAGATTACAATGCCTGGTTAGGCCCAGCGCCATATAAACCCTACAATTCACACCGTGTTCACCAAACTTTTAGAGGTTATTGGGATTATGATGGTGGTGGATTAAGTGATATGGGGCAACATTATATCGACCCGATTCAATACTTTTTAGGTAAGGATGATACCAACCCCATTTCTGTAGAGGTTGATGCGCCGCAACAACATACCGATGCGGTAGGCATTTGGCGCAGGATTACCTATACCTACGCCGATGGCTGCCAGATTATTTTAGACGGTGAAGGTAAAGATGCCAATGTACCTTACATAGAAGGGCCTAAAGGTAAATTGTATCCGGGTTTTAAATCTGATATTCCTGATCTGGAGCGTAAATTGGCACAATTCCCTGATCCTGATCCGGAGATCGTAGAATTTTCAGAATCGGTAAGGACGAGGAAGAAATTCGCTTTAAATGAAGAGAACGGACACCGCTCATGCAACATTGTAAATATTGGTTTGGCTGCCCTTAGATTGGGAAGATCGTTAAAATTCGACCCGGTTAAGCAAGAATTCGTAGATGATGAGGCTGCTAACAGATTAATTAATCCCGTAATGCGTGCACCATTTTCTATTTAA
- a CDS encoding tetratricopeptide repeat protein — MKFKLLILSILVSSSIQAQTNLNPGWEYFFKNNRTAARDFFTKAALKPAFSDEANVALSMMTEMDRPNKEGFNYLNKLANTAKNPQPYLVALWSDLPNNASRIKTADQLEFYKKLAARKDVDGTINALAYASLGSHFEEKKQYAEADQYFNKIGEIENWLITGEYENISTSGFDKQYDDILAHPELNYVFTGKKNRKFSWRTVPYVRHDKWFDFTYYNTYENALQFAQTFVNAPASTTAQLRIGVSGSVKVWVNDQLLISESEERNNDLDAYIVPIKLNQGYNRVLVQIGESYAGRSNFMLRLTDANGTPLNNLSTTSTPQVYSKETNPVPAQLKPVGFKYFEDALKAKPQSYLNQLMMAKLYLRLGNVFDARLILEKLKKRFPESTYLNLMMIELFVKADNRTGIETLKEEIKTHDPECSLALELVYTEHFQQNDYVRAKEVLAKLEKIYGEDESVLLKKLNILGQEKKQPEIIALVEKIYPQYLSSADIVNLKYLIEVQIRKNPKAIDILQKYIDENNDYKAAKYVAKLHLDKGETDAGIDIYKKELANDPIGFAIYTDLAGIYYQLQQYDEAEKLYLKVLEIDPNNAFVYSQLGTLYNANKQKEKSVKAYEKSLQINPNNYTVIQLLRTLQDKKAVFDYFDKPDVKALVSKAPSKTEYPDGQVVVLNNEVQKVVYENGGSEEKHFFTAKILTQKGLESFKEYAISYNNDQNYAVEIAEVIKANGTKVPAETNNNELVFTNLEIGDVINIRYKIENFHVGAMSTHFWDSFYFSDGLDNLNIKYSLLIHRDKAFKYVFSQQDIAPIKTAKDEFDLYVWEKNKQEALRYEDKMPPMDDVTNMLYLSSIPDWKFIADWYDNIASAKARSSYEIKTIVNDLFADKSNLDDLTKIKTIYNYIVTNIAYSSVSFRQSGIIPQNPATVINTRIGDCKDVSTLFVSMCKEAGITATLALANTRDRGQNTLLLPSIEFNHCIAKSTIGGKDYWVELTSGTLPFNTFSNTFLGSNILEINKTSTALTKFNPGIRGKNMMGYKTEVKLENADMTIKETNWNTGSMSSYIRSVFNDLSSADQIKKMKEELTGVYPENEIYNLSFTNLNTSKSTSDTVGTACSYKLLNVSKSVAGMSIFSIPWSNKSYATALQVVSPRKFGIDLTQLFGVDESNQELSLELPIGKAMVQPFKAVQLSNDFVDFKIESVQQGNKLVLKRSFALKKDYVPLDKIDQFKAFYKEMAEADDQQLAMK, encoded by the coding sequence ATGAAATTTAAACTATTAATTCTCTCAATTCTTGTTTCTTCGTCTATTCAGGCACAAACAAATTTGAATCCAGGTTGGGAATATTTTTTTAAAAACAACCGGACAGCGGCACGCGATTTTTTTACCAAGGCAGCGCTAAAACCAGCATTTTCAGATGAAGCAAATGTTGCGCTATCTATGATGACAGAAATGGACCGTCCGAACAAGGAAGGTTTTAACTACTTAAATAAATTAGCCAATACCGCTAAGAATCCGCAACCATACCTTGTTGCACTTTGGAGCGATTTGCCCAATAATGCTTCGAGGATAAAAACGGCAGACCAATTAGAGTTTTATAAAAAACTGGCAGCGAGAAAAGATGTTGATGGCACCATTAATGCCCTGGCCTATGCATCGTTAGGTTCGCATTTCGAAGAGAAAAAGCAATATGCCGAAGCCGATCAGTATTTCAATAAGATTGGCGAAATCGAAAATTGGTTAATCACCGGTGAATATGAAAACATTTCGACCAGCGGTTTCGATAAACAGTACGATGATATTTTAGCTCACCCGGAACTTAATTATGTTTTTACGGGTAAAAAGAACCGAAAATTTAGCTGGAGAACGGTGCCTTACGTACGGCACGATAAATGGTTCGATTTTACTTATTATAACACTTACGAAAATGCATTACAGTTTGCCCAAACATTTGTTAACGCACCAGCAAGTACAACAGCACAATTAAGAATCGGTGTATCCGGATCGGTAAAGGTTTGGGTAAACGATCAGCTTTTAATCAGCGAATCTGAAGAAAGGAACAACGATCTTGATGCATACATCGTACCAATCAAATTAAATCAAGGTTACAACCGCGTTTTGGTACAGATAGGCGAGAGTTATGCGGGCAGATCAAATTTTATGTTGCGGTTAACAGATGCCAACGGAACGCCTTTAAACAACCTTTCTACTACGAGTACCCCGCAGGTATATTCAAAAGAAACAAACCCTGTTCCAGCTCAGCTAAAACCAGTTGGGTTTAAATATTTTGAAGATGCCCTGAAAGCAAAACCACAGAGCTATTTAAATCAGTTAATGATGGCCAAGCTTTATTTACGTTTAGGAAATGTGTTTGATGCGAGATTGATCCTGGAGAAACTTAAAAAGCGATTTCCTGAAAGCACCTATCTCAACCTAATGATGATAGAGCTGTTTGTTAAAGCCGATAACAGAACAGGTATAGAGACCCTGAAAGAAGAAATTAAAACACACGATCCAGAGTGTTCGCTAGCCCTGGAGCTTGTATATACAGAGCATTTTCAACAGAATGATTATGTGCGCGCAAAGGAAGTTCTAGCTAAACTGGAAAAAATTTATGGTGAGGATGAGTCGGTGTTGCTGAAAAAACTAAATATACTCGGACAGGAGAAAAAACAACCTGAAATTATAGCCTTGGTGGAGAAAATTTATCCTCAATATTTAAGTTCAGCAGATATTGTTAATCTAAAATACCTGATTGAAGTGCAGATTAGGAAGAACCCCAAGGCGATTGATATTTTGCAAAAATATATTGATGAGAATAACGATTATAAAGCAGCTAAATATGTAGCAAAACTACATCTGGATAAAGGAGAAACCGATGCCGGTATTGATATTTACAAAAAAGAATTAGCGAACGATCCGATCGGATTTGCGATCTATACTGACCTTGCAGGCATTTACTACCAGTTGCAACAATACGATGAGGCAGAGAAATTATATTTGAAAGTACTCGAGATCGATCCTAACAATGCATTTGTATATTCTCAGTTGGGTACACTGTACAATGCAAATAAACAGAAGGAGAAAAGTGTTAAGGCATACGAAAAGAGTTTACAGATTAACCCTAATAATTACACCGTTATCCAGTTGTTAAGAACACTTCAGGACAAAAAAGCGGTATTCGATTATTTCGACAAACCCGATGTTAAAGCGCTGGTGAGCAAAGCACCGTCTAAAACAGAATACCCAGATGGACAGGTTGTGGTTTTAAATAATGAAGTACAAAAAGTGGTTTATGAAAATGGTGGATCGGAAGAGAAGCACTTTTTTACTGCAAAAATACTAACCCAAAAAGGATTGGAAAGCTTTAAAGAATACGCTATTTCGTACAACAACGATCAGAATTATGCTGTCGAAATAGCTGAGGTAATAAAAGCCAATGGAACAAAAGTTCCTGCAGAAACCAATAACAATGAGTTGGTATTTACCAACCTCGAAATTGGCGATGTGATTAATATCCGCTATAAAATCGAAAACTTCCATGTAGGGGCAATGTCTACCCACTTCTGGGATTCTTTTTATTTTAGCGATGGTCTGGATAATCTTAATATTAAATATTCATTGTTAATCCACCGCGATAAAGCATTCAAATATGTTTTTTCACAACAGGATATTGCTCCGATTAAAACGGCAAAGGATGAATTTGACCTGTATGTATGGGAAAAGAACAAACAGGAAGCCTTAAGGTATGAGGATAAAATGCCTCCAATGGATGATGTAACCAATATGCTTTATTTATCATCTATTCCCGACTGGAAATTTATTGCAGATTGGTATGACAATATTGCATCGGCTAAGGCACGGAGCAGTTATGAAATAAAAACAATAGTAAACGATCTGTTTGCTGATAAAAGTAATTTGGATGATTTAACCAAAATCAAAACGATTTACAATTACATCGTTACCAACATTGCATACAGCTCCGTATCGTTCAGGCAGAGTGGTATTATTCCTCAAAATCCGGCAACAGTTATTAATACAAGAATTGGCGATTGTAAAGATGTATCTACGCTTTTTGTGAGTATGTGCAAGGAAGCTGGAATTACAGCAACACTGGCTTTGGCAAATACCAGAGACCGTGGACAAAATACACTATTGTTACCGAGCATCGAATTTAATCACTGTATTGCCAAATCTACAATAGGGGGGAAAGATTACTGGGTAGAGCTTACCTCCGGAACATTGCCTTTTAATACTTTCAGCAATACTTTTTTGGGATCCAATATCCTTGAAATTAATAAAACGAGTACAGCGCTAACTAAGTTTAACCCTGGCATAAGAGGAAAAAATATGATGGGTTACAAAACCGAGGTTAAGCTGGAAAATGCCGATATGACGATTAAAGAAACCAATTGGAATACCGGATCAATGTCTAGTTACATCAGAAGTGTTTTTAACGATTTGAGCAGTGCAGATCAAATCAAGAAAATGAAGGAGGAGCTAACTGGTGTCTATCCCGAAAACGAAATTTATAACCTTAGTTTCACCAACCTCAACACCTCAAAATCTACTTCAGATACCGTTGGGACAGCCTGTTCATATAAATTGCTTAACGTAAGCAAAAGTGTAGCAGGCATGTCGATATTCTCTATTCCATGGTCAAACAAATCTTATGCAACAGCCTTACAGGTGGTTTCACCAAGAAAATTTGGTATCGATCTTACCCAGTTATTTGGTGTTGACGAGTCTAACCAGGAATTATCATTAGAACTTCCAATCGGAAAAGCGATGGTACAGCCTTTTAAAGCCGTTCAACTAAGTAATGATTTTGTCGATTTTAAAATAGAAAGCGTACAGCAAGGGAATAAACTCGTTTTAAAGCGAAGTTTTGCATTAAAGAAAGATTATGTTCCTTTAGATAAAATCGATCAGTTTAAGGCATTTTATAAAGAAATGGCTGAAGCCGACGATCAGCAACTGGCAATGAAATAA